The following proteins are co-located in the Marispirochaeta aestuarii genome:
- a CDS encoding PilZ domain-containing protein, translating into MSINGRKVFLLYPHSVIQDDLIYTLVQSEYEVYRLKDHNRALRILEKFPDSILFINIDERLDESEWEEYIRGIARNPALDSIRIGILSYNNNEELKKKYLMDIGITCGFIQLKLGLKESTKIILTVLEASEAKGRRKFVRVNCEHDSSAQFNVRVFDTVVTGKIIDISSIGMAIQFDTDPELQKNTLLEGIQLRLRSSLINLSGVVMGFREEKPKRYVILFTPKTAASEKTKIRRYIIQTLQGFIESLQV; encoded by the coding sequence ATGAGTATTAACGGACGGAAGGTCTTTCTTTTATATCCCCACAGCGTTATCCAGGACGACCTTATTTATACCCTGGTTCAGAGCGAGTACGAGGTGTACCGCCTTAAGGACCATAACCGGGCATTGAGAATCCTGGAGAAGTTTCCCGACTCCATCCTCTTTATCAACATTGACGAACGTCTGGATGAGAGCGAGTGGGAGGAGTACATCCGGGGGATCGCACGGAACCCCGCCCTGGACAGTATTCGTATCGGTATTCTCTCCTACAATAACAACGAGGAACTCAAAAAGAAGTATCTCATGGATATCGGGATTACCTGCGGTTTTATCCAGCTGAAACTCGGCCTTAAAGAGAGTACGAAAATCATCCTGACCGTCCTCGAGGCGAGCGAGGCCAAGGGGCGGAGAAAGTTTGTCCGGGTAAACTGTGAGCATGATTCCTCCGCACAGTTCAATGTGCGGGTTTTTGACACTGTTGTCACAGGAAAAATCATCGATATCAGTTCCATCGGAATGGCGATCCAGTTTGATACTGATCCTGAACTGCAGAAAAACACCCTGCTTGAGGGGATCCAGCTTCGGCTTCGAAGCAGCCTGATTAACCTGTCCGGCGTTGTGATGGGCTTTCGCGAAGAGAAACCCAAACGCTACGTAATTCTGTTCACTCCTAAAACCGCCGCATCAGAAAAGACGAAGATCCGCCGCTACATTATCCAGACCCTGCAGGGTTTCATCGAGTCCCTGCAGGTGTAG
- the ribD gene encoding bifunctional diaminohydroxyphosphoribosylaminopyrimidine deaminase/5-amino-6-(5-phosphoribosylamino)uracil reductase RibD produces MNIDSFFFERTLELAARGRGRTSPNPMVGAVLVKDGRIIAEGCHRRHGDLHAEAAALEAAGSEAGGAELYCSLEPCSYRSPEKLQPPCTERIIAAGVRHVHIGQPDPNPKVSGRGVLALREVGIGVSLSEENEAFWRFNDAFNTRMVLSRPFVHLKCAMSLDGRIAAAGGDSRWISDESARRVGHRFRSERDAIAVGIGTVLADDPELSTRLVEGHSPRPVVFDSSLKIPLESRLVRERGDELIVLAVPSEDVTENFFDVKHRLEQRGVRVLYAEPDSTGKADLSSALDLLYAQGIGSLLVEGGSGLLTSFLKHRLYDRLSAFVAPVLLGSGVEAVGDLGITRAGDGLAFEGVNWFRIGDQQLFDAYRSGWLEELRSNFTVQEAAYVHGTC; encoded by the coding sequence ATGAACATAGACTCATTTTTCTTTGAAAGGACCCTCGAGCTTGCCGCCAGGGGTCGGGGCAGGACCTCTCCGAATCCCATGGTCGGGGCAGTCCTGGTCAAAGACGGTCGGATCATCGCCGAGGGCTGCCACCGCCGCCATGGCGACCTCCATGCGGAAGCCGCGGCCCTTGAAGCCGCCGGATCCGAAGCCGGGGGAGCGGAACTCTACTGCAGCCTTGAACCCTGCTCCTACAGATCGCCGGAGAAGCTTCAGCCTCCCTGTACGGAGCGGATTATCGCCGCCGGGGTGCGGCATGTACACATCGGTCAGCCTGACCCGAATCCGAAGGTCAGCGGAAGGGGAGTTCTGGCCCTGCGGGAGGTCGGCATCGGGGTGAGTCTCAGCGAGGAAAACGAAGCCTTCTGGCGTTTCAATGACGCCTTCAATACCAGGATGGTCCTCTCCCGCCCCTTTGTTCATCTGAAATGCGCCATGAGCCTGGATGGCCGTATCGCCGCAGCCGGGGGGGATTCCCGCTGGATAAGCGATGAGTCCGCCCGCCGGGTTGGGCACAGGTTCCGGTCCGAGCGGGATGCCATCGCCGTGGGGATCGGCACCGTGCTGGCGGACGACCCCGAACTTTCTACCCGTCTCGTTGAAGGACACAGTCCCCGTCCTGTCGTATTCGACTCCTCCCTGAAAATTCCCCTTGAATCCCGACTGGTGAGGGAGCGGGGAGATGAGCTGATTGTTCTGGCGGTTCCGTCGGAAGATGTGACGGAAAACTTTTTTGACGTGAAGCACAGACTTGAACAGCGGGGAGTACGGGTTCTGTATGCAGAGCCTGATTCGACAGGAAAGGCAGACCTGTCGTCCGCCCTGGATCTGCTTTATGCGCAGGGGATCGGGTCCCTGCTCGTGGAAGGAGGTTCCGGTCTCCTGACATCCTTCCTGAAGCATCGATTGTATGACCGCCTCAGCGCCTTCGTCGCTCCCGTGCTTCTCGGTTCGGGCGTGGAGGCCGTGGGAGACCTCGGAATCACCAGGGCAGGAGACGGCCTTGCCTTTGAAGGGGTCAACTGGTTCAGGATCGGAGACCAGCAGCTTTTTGATGCCTACCGTTCCGGCTGGCTCGAAGAGCTGCGAAGTAATTTCACGGTACAGGAGGCAGCGTATGTTCACGGGACTTGTTGA
- a CDS encoding riboflavin synthase gives MFTGLVEEIGTIRSLRRQGEYQHMEIACAKVLEGSAVGDSISLDGVCQTVTAIRDGAFCVEALAATLKKTTLGHFRQGRRVNLERAMSLGDRLGGHLVQGHIDAVGRIAELRIEDKNVFLSVKLPDELLPLCVAEGSIALDGVSLTIAGISGSRVRVNVIPLTWRETVLSERKTGDGINIEVDIIGRYVARMLEFSGDGTKTGAGLSRARLESLGYV, from the coding sequence ATGTTCACGGGACTTGTTGAGGAGATCGGGACTATCCGTTCCCTGCGGCGTCAGGGCGAGTATCAGCATATGGAGATTGCCTGTGCGAAGGTTCTGGAGGGAAGCGCCGTGGGTGATTCCATTTCCCTGGACGGTGTATGCCAGACGGTCACGGCGATTCGGGATGGAGCGTTTTGCGTCGAGGCCCTGGCGGCGACTCTGAAAAAGACGACCCTGGGTCATTTCCGGCAGGGGCGCAGAGTAAACCTGGAGCGGGCCATGTCCCTGGGGGACCGGCTGGGTGGTCATCTCGTGCAGGGGCATATTGACGCTGTGGGGAGGATTGCAGAACTCAGAATCGAGGATAAGAACGTCTTTCTTTCGGTAAAACTGCCGGATGAACTTCTGCCCCTCTGCGTAGCCGAGGGCTCCATCGCCCTGGACGGTGTGAGCCTGACCATTGCCGGGATTTCAGGTTCCCGGGTACGGGTAAACGTGATTCCCCTTACCTGGAGGGAGACGGTTCTGTCGGAGCGTAAAACGGGGGACGGTATAAACATCGAGGTGGATATTATTGGACGCTATGTGGCCCGCATGCTGGAATTCTCCGGCGACGGGACAAAAACCGGAGCGGGCTTGAGCCGCGCAAGGCTCGAATCCCTGGGGTATGTTTAG
- a CDS encoding glycosyl hydrolase family 65 protein gives MTPDTWILEETEFDPDLVPRNETLFALSNGYIGIRGDFEEGDGNFHPGTYVNGFYEIRPIEYGESAYGYAKFHQTIQNTANPKLVKVRVNGTLLSSRECRLLEYRRRLDFRTGTLERSMVLELPSRQKLRYRSRRFVSLADPFLMAMEIEITPLDSDSSVVFESYLDGGTTNRIDFGDPRVAAHTGESKKIISFQREGNAVGLTERTRLSRIAVASGITHSADRDPQELVALPDDRQPGTATIFRVSEGETVTFRKFAYIRLVPEGDEADLTALMNDLRSTAERGFDILFSEHKEHLNRFWRVSDVRIDGNPEVQRKVRYSLFQLYQAGRFLIDSSVPAKGLTSEGYEGHFFWDTEIFIMPFFTFTQQKCAREILRNRYRMLDAARARARELAEKGALFPWRTINGQEASAYFLAGTAQYHINAAIAYAIRQYVAVTGDYEYLLDEGAEMLFETARAWVSLGFFNQAKGGRFCINGVTGPDEYTALVNNNCYTNMMARFHLRYAREIYYWMAEEHFEQLQRVSGILGLQPDEVDTWMKAAEGMHIPYDPDLGIHLQDDDILAREPWDFENTPRDRYPLLLNFHPLVIYRHRVLKQPDMLMTAFLLPEEFSDGEHLRAYEFYTPITTFDSSLGAPVQAIISAREGRLREAWKFFKRNLNVDLEDIQGNVRDGLHMAATGGTWQSLVFGFGGLKIDNGEAWFEPHLPREINGLEFRLRLKESLVSVSFDRKEARYELEKGEEISLRHEYETITLVPGIPVSRSLVPELKSMLIYLAEPEPKSREKVVRLLENLESLGIRTVLCGASEIHPLKAHTSLFAGLEEIVKNVPDPEPFFTGATVAEEPLRNCMILSDHEDAVVAAGRAGLPCYCLKEPYPENLPSASALIEEFRKFHRL, from the coding sequence ATGACACCAGACACCTGGATCCTTGAGGAAACCGAATTTGATCCCGACCTGGTTCCCCGCAATGAAACCCTCTTTGCCCTGAGTAACGGTTACATAGGTATACGCGGTGACTTTGAGGAAGGGGATGGGAATTTCCATCCGGGAACCTATGTTAACGGGTTTTACGAGATACGGCCCATTGAATACGGGGAATCCGCCTACGGTTATGCAAAATTCCATCAGACCATACAGAATACCGCAAATCCCAAACTGGTAAAAGTCAGGGTAAACGGGACCCTCCTCAGCAGTCGGGAGTGCCGTCTTCTTGAATACCGGCGGCGTCTCGATTTCAGGACCGGAACCCTGGAGCGCAGTATGGTTCTGGAACTGCCTTCCCGCCAGAAGCTGCGATATCGGAGCCGCCGCTTTGTATCCCTGGCAGACCCCTTTTTGATGGCCATGGAGATAGAAATCACCCCCCTGGATTCCGATTCATCCGTGGTCTTTGAGTCCTATCTTGACGGAGGAACCACCAACCGTATCGATTTCGGAGACCCCCGGGTCGCCGCCCACACCGGGGAGAGCAAGAAGATCATCAGCTTCCAGCGGGAAGGCAATGCCGTCGGTCTTACAGAGCGCACCCGCCTCAGCAGGATTGCCGTCGCATCGGGTATAACCCATTCCGCCGACCGGGATCCCCAGGAGCTGGTAGCCCTGCCGGATGACAGGCAGCCGGGTACCGCCACGATATTCCGGGTTTCAGAGGGTGAGACGGTTACCTTCAGAAAGTTCGCCTATATCCGGCTGGTTCCGGAAGGAGATGAAGCCGACCTGACAGCCCTGATGAACGATCTGCGCTCCACTGCTGAACGGGGTTTCGATATCCTTTTCTCCGAGCACAAGGAGCACCTGAACAGGTTCTGGCGGGTCAGCGATGTTCGCATTGACGGTAACCCCGAGGTGCAGCGTAAAGTCCGTTACAGTCTTTTTCAGCTTTACCAGGCGGGACGTTTTCTGATAGACAGCAGCGTCCCCGCCAAGGGGCTGACCAGCGAAGGTTACGAGGGCCACTTCTTCTGGGATACGGAAATATTTATCATGCCCTTCTTTACCTTTACCCAGCAAAAATGCGCCAGGGAAATCCTGAGAAACCGCTACCGCATGCTCGATGCGGCCCGGGCGCGGGCGAGGGAACTTGCGGAGAAGGGTGCCCTTTTCCCGTGGCGGACCATAAACGGTCAGGAGGCCTCGGCCTACTTCCTTGCCGGGACCGCCCAGTATCATATCAACGCGGCTATCGCCTATGCCATTCGCCAGTATGTTGCTGTAACCGGAGACTATGAGTACCTGCTGGACGAAGGGGCGGAGATGCTCTTTGAAACCGCCAGGGCCTGGGTCTCCCTGGGCTTTTTCAACCAGGCCAAAGGGGGCAGGTTCTGCATTAACGGCGTCACCGGTCCGGATGAGTACACCGCCCTGGTCAACAACAACTGCTATACCAATATGATGGCCCGCTTCCACCTGCGCTATGCCAGGGAGATTTATTACTGGATGGCGGAAGAGCACTTTGAACAGCTGCAGCGGGTCAGCGGGATTCTCGGTCTGCAGCCCGACGAGGTGGATACCTGGATGAAGGCCGCCGAGGGAATGCACATTCCCTATGATCCGGACCTGGGAATCCATCTGCAGGACGACGATATCCTTGCCCGGGAGCCCTGGGATTTTGAGAATACCCCCAGGGACCGGTACCCCCTGCTTCTGAATTTTCATCCCCTGGTGATCTATCGTCATCGGGTGCTGAAGCAGCCGGACATGCTGATGACAGCCTTCCTGCTGCCCGAGGAGTTTTCCGACGGCGAACACCTGCGGGCCTATGAGTTCTATACCCCCATAACCACCTTCGACTCATCCCTGGGAGCTCCGGTACAGGCTATCATCTCCGCCAGGGAGGGACGGCTCCGGGAGGCCTGGAAGTTTTTCAAGCGCAACCTGAATGTGGATCTCGAGGATATCCAGGGAAATGTCCGGGACGGGCTGCACATGGCGGCGACGGGGGGAACCTGGCAGAGCCTTGTTTTCGGCTTCGGCGGTTTAAAGATCGATAACGGGGAGGCCTGGTTTGAACCCCACCTGCCCAGGGAGATCAACGGCCTTGAATTCAGGCTCCGGCTGAAGGAGAGTCTTGTGTCCGTCTCCTTTGACAGAAAGGAAGCACGCTACGAGCTCGAAAAGGGAGAGGAAATCAGTCTGCGCCACGAGTACGAAACCATTACCCTGGTTCCCGGAATCCCGGTTTCCCGAAGCCTGGTTCCGGAGCTGAAAAGCATGCTGATCTATCTTGCGGAACCCGAACCGAAGTCGCGGGAAAAGGTCGTCCGCCTCCTGGAGAACCTGGAAAGCCTGGGGATCCGGACCGTACTCTGCGGTGCTTCGGAAATCCATCCCCTCAAGGCCCATACTTCTCTTTTTGCCGGCCTGGAGGAGATCGTCAAGAACGTCCCCGATCCGGAACCCTTTTTTACCGGAGCCACCGTGGCGGAGGAGCCTTTAAGAAACTGCATGATTCTCAGCGATCATGAAGACGCTGTTGTCGCCGCCGGGCGAGCGGGGCTTCCCTGTTACTGTCTGAAGGAGCCGTATCCTGAGAATCTTCCCTCGGCGTCGGCGCTGATTGAGGAGTTCAGGAAGTTTCATCGGCTTTAG
- the ribA gene encoding GTP cyclohydrolase II, producing the protein MNGKIRIEKKLEQVREALEKIKAGGLVLVRDDEGRENEGDLVGAASLADESMVAFMAVHGRGLVCQSVTEETARRLQLHPQTPSNTDAMGTAFTVSVDAARGISTGISGADRARTARILADPRSVPEQLTRPGHLFPLVARKGGVLVRPGHTEASADLARLAGLEPSGLICEVMQEDGSMARGPELEKLAAEWDMPLISVKDIVAYREALGDIVLEETDSAMMPTEHGEFRIRAFRCEDAAASEMLLLESRDRGEVPLVRLHSECLTGDGFHSLRCDCGPQLTAALSRIAAEGGALVYLKQEGRGIGIFEKIRAYTLQDRGLDTVSANIALGHEADLRRYGSAAAALKKAGYTRLRLLTNNPEKVAALERAGIEVVERISHYHGANRHNLRYVQTKIDQMGHYAPRKLKEIAL; encoded by the coding sequence ATGAACGGGAAGATACGAATAGAAAAAAAACTTGAACAGGTTCGGGAGGCCCTGGAGAAAATAAAGGCCGGCGGACTGGTCCTTGTCCGGGACGACGAAGGTCGGGAGAACGAGGGCGATCTGGTGGGAGCCGCCTCCCTGGCGGATGAAAGCATGGTTGCCTTTATGGCCGTCCATGGCCGGGGCCTGGTCTGCCAGTCCGTCACCGAAGAGACCGCCCGGCGTCTGCAGCTCCATCCCCAGACACCCTCCAACACCGACGCTATGGGAACGGCCTTTACTGTGAGCGTTGACGCCGCCCGGGGAATCAGCACCGGAATCTCCGGGGCGGACAGGGCCCGGACTGCACGGATCCTGGCGGATCCCCGGTCGGTTCCGGAGCAGCTGACCCGCCCGGGCCATCTGTTTCCCCTGGTGGCAAGAAAAGGCGGGGTGCTGGTCCGGCCGGGGCATACCGAGGCCTCCGCCGACCTGGCGCGACTGGCGGGGCTTGAGCCGAGCGGGCTGATCTGCGAGGTCATGCAGGAGGACGGGAGCATGGCCCGGGGCCCCGAGCTGGAAAAGCTGGCAGCGGAATGGGATATGCCCCTGATAAGCGTGAAGGATATCGTCGCCTACCGGGAAGCCCTGGGGGATATTGTTCTGGAGGAGACGGACTCTGCAATGATGCCCACGGAGCATGGCGAGTTCCGTATCCGGGCCTTCCGCTGTGAAGACGCTGCTGCCTCCGAGATGCTCCTCCTTGAAAGCAGGGATAGAGGCGAGGTCCCCCTGGTACGTCTTCATTCGGAGTGCCTGACGGGAGACGGTTTTCACAGTCTGCGCTGCGACTGCGGTCCCCAGCTCACTGCAGCCCTGAGCCGGATTGCCGCCGAAGGGGGCGCCCTGGTTTATCTGAAGCAGGAAGGACGGGGGATCGGCATCTTTGAAAAGATCCGGGCCTATACCCTGCAGGACCGGGGACTGGATACCGTAAGCGCCAATATTGCTCTGGGGCACGAGGCCGATCTTCGTCGGTACGGCAGCGCCGCTGCGGCCCTCAAAAAGGCGGGCTACACCAGGCTGCGGCTCCTGACCAATAATCCTGAGAAAGTGGCTGCCCTGGAACGGGCGGGCATCGAGGTGGTGGAAAGAATCTCCCACTATCACGGCGCCAACAGGCATAACCTGCGGTATGTACAAACCAAGATAGATCAGATGGGGCATTATGCGCCCCGGAAACTCAAGGAGATTGCACTATGA
- a CDS encoding ACP phosphodiesterase, whose protein sequence is MNYLAHAFLSPPEPRILAGNLAGDSVRRIKPDAMPPEFREGLVLHERIDSATDAHPAFKDLRRGIAGAGLPYAGVLADLFIDYALASQWEKFSGQPFSLFKNRVYSVLEEERHLIEGFGFTAMVLVREDWFESYRTLPGMRIAFFRLNRKTRRPLPLDSIMTYLGSNNLQVLDAGRTVLLSVAAKVGCKLPYN, encoded by the coding sequence ATGAACTATCTGGCCCACGCTTTTTTATCTCCCCCTGAACCCCGTATTCTCGCGGGAAACCTTGCCGGTGATTCGGTGAGGCGAATAAAGCCGGATGCCATGCCGCCGGAATTCCGGGAGGGGCTGGTCCTGCATGAAAGGATCGATTCCGCCACCGATGCGCACCCGGCATTCAAGGATTTGCGCAGGGGGATTGCCGGCGCGGGACTACCCTACGCCGGTGTACTGGCGGACCTGTTTATCGATTACGCTCTGGCTTCCCAGTGGGAGAAGTTCAGTGGTCAGCCTTTTTCTCTTTTCAAGAACCGGGTTTATTCGGTACTGGAAGAGGAACGGCACCTGATCGAAGGCTTTGGTTTTACCGCCATGGTCCTGGTGCGGGAGGACTGGTTCGAAAGCTATCGGACACTCCCGGGGATGCGGATCGCCTTTTTCCGCCTCAACAGAAAAACCCGTAGACCTCTTCCGCTGGACTCCATCATGACTTACCTCGGTTCCAACAATCTTCAGGTCCTGGATGCCGGCAGAACAGTACTGCTGTCGGTTGCTGCAAAGGTCGGTTGTAAGCTTCCCTATAATTAA
- a CDS encoding SixA phosphatase family protein translates to MLKTLLLLRHGKTHRGGYTRDWDRELKGRGVTQARHIGGYLKKTGLVPDRIITSSAVRARATAEICAQETEYPEPVDARDELYNIDDSSLIEFITGLDNSLDRVLLVGHNPAFEETASLLGGKSTPLGTGDCAVLRFALSSWEELRQRPSPESVEIIRGD, encoded by the coding sequence ATGCTGAAAACTCTGCTTCTCTTACGACATGGAAAAACCCATCGCGGAGGCTACACCCGTGACTGGGACAGGGAACTCAAGGGACGGGGAGTCACTCAGGCGAGACATATCGGAGGATACCTGAAGAAGACCGGCCTTGTTCCGGATCGCATAATCACCTCATCCGCGGTCAGGGCCCGGGCAACGGCGGAAATCTGCGCCCAGGAGACGGAGTATCCCGAACCTGTGGACGCCCGGGATGAGCTGTACAATATCGACGACTCCTCCCTCATCGAGTTTATCACCGGCCTGGACAACTCCCTGGACAGGGTACTTCTGGTGGGGCATAATCCCGCTTTTGAGGAAACCGCTTCCCTGCTGGGGGGAAAAAGTACCCCCCTGGGTACCGGCGACTGTGCTGTACTGCGCTTCGCCCTCAGCTCCTGGGAAGAGCTGCGGCAGCGTCCCTCTCCGGAGAGTGTGGAGATTATTCGGGGAGACTGA
- a CDS encoding PHP domain-containing protein, whose product MNTILQDLHIHTVYSVGDSAVVPQMTIDFIASLEHADIRGISDHFEYLQGEIFETYRHDVRAHGFYLGCEINTGEETREAVEYPYDYFIYHCRDRESEYRGAEFLVSTGKPVIISHPMAMGANLARVPRECFIEINNRYIWRGDYMNYFSPWTGEFNFVFGSDAHQPNWLNQTIARKAAGDLGIEESILFPKPTPAGTR is encoded by the coding sequence ATGAACACAATTCTTCAGGACCTCCATATCCATACCGTCTACTCCGTCGGGGACAGCGCTGTAGTTCCCCAGATGACCATAGATTTTATCGCCTCCCTGGAACACGCCGATATCCGCGGCATAAGCGACCACTTCGAGTACCTTCAGGGCGAAATTTTCGAGACTTACCGGCATGACGTAAGGGCCCACGGGTTTTATCTCGGCTGTGAAATAAACACCGGCGAAGAGACCCGGGAAGCTGTTGAGTACCCTTACGACTATTTTATCTACCACTGCAGGGACAGAGAAAGCGAATACCGCGGGGCGGAATTTCTGGTCTCCACCGGCAAGCCGGTCATCATCAGCCATCCCATGGCCATGGGAGCGAACCTCGCCAGGGTGCCCCGGGAGTGTTTTATCGAGATAAATAACCGCTATATCTGGCGGGGAGACTACATGAACTACTTCTCGCCCTGGACGGGGGAGTTCAATTTTGTTTTCGGTTCAGACGCCCATCAGCCGAACTGGCTGAACCAGACCATCGCCCGAAAAGCGGCAGGGGACCTGGGAATAGAGGAGAGCATCCTTTTCCCGAAGCCTACACCTGCAGGGACTCGATGA
- a CDS encoding peptidylprolyl isomerase, translating into MEWRASHILVKDRALAQELLKRIKSGGNFAALARDFSTCPSKSKGGDLGWFGPGKMVPKFEEACKKMSVGSISPVVSTQFGHHIIKLTGRR; encoded by the coding sequence GTGGAGTGGAGAGCCAGTCACATTCTGGTCAAGGACCGGGCCCTTGCGCAGGAGCTGTTAAAGAGAATCAAATCCGGGGGAAATTTCGCTGCCCTTGCCAGGGATTTTTCCACCTGTCCGTCAAAATCGAAGGGGGGAGACCTGGGCTGGTTCGGTCCGGGAAAGATGGTTCCCAAATTTGAAGAGGCCTGTAAAAAGATGTCCGTGGGAAGCATCAGTCCCGTTGTTTCCACCCAGTTCGGACATCACATAATAAAGCTGACGGGACGGCGATAG